In Neisseria animalis, a single window of DNA contains:
- a CDS encoding MetQ/NlpA family ABC transporter substrate-binding protein: MQTSTLFKTLSAAALALALSACGGQKETAPAAADASAAANNGVEKKEIVFGTTVGDFGDMVKEHIQPALEKKGYTVKLVEFTDYVRPNLALAEGELDINVFQHKPYLDDFKKEHKLDITEAFQVPTAPLGLYPGKLKSLDEVKEGSSVSAPNDPSNFARALVMLNELGWVKLKDGINPLTASKNDISENIKKINIVELEAAQLPRSRADVDFAVVNGNYAMSSGMKLTETLFQEPSFAYVNWAAVKTADKDSQWLKDVEEAYNSEEFKAYAHQRFEGYKYPAVWGEAAAEGAKAEAASTASAAQ; the protein is encoded by the coding sequence ATGCAAACAAGCACCTTATTCAAAACCCTTTCTGCGGCTGCCTTGGCTTTGGCTTTGTCAGCCTGCGGCGGCCAAAAAGAAACCGCTCCTGCCGCAGCAGATGCTTCTGCCGCTGCAAACAACGGCGTTGAGAAAAAAGAAATCGTATTCGGCACCACCGTCGGCGATTTCGGCGACATGGTGAAAGAACACATCCAGCCTGCTTTGGAGAAAAAAGGCTACACCGTCAAACTGGTTGAGTTCACCGACTACGTCCGCCCGAATCTGGCTTTGGCCGAAGGCGAATTGGACATCAACGTCTTCCAACACAAACCTTATCTGGACGACTTCAAAAAAGAGCACAAATTAGACATTACCGAAGCCTTCCAAGTACCGACCGCACCTCTGGGTCTGTATCCGGGCAAACTGAAATCCTTGGATGAAGTCAAAGAAGGCAGCAGCGTTTCCGCGCCCAACGATCCTTCCAACTTCGCCCGTGCGCTGGTGATGTTGAACGAGCTGGGCTGGGTCAAACTGAAAGACGGCATCAACCCGCTGACTGCCTCCAAAAACGACATTTCCGAGAATATTAAAAAAATCAATATTGTAGAACTGGAAGCCGCCCAGCTGCCGCGCAGCCGCGCCGATGTTGATTTTGCTGTGGTCAATGGCAACTACGCCATGAGCAGCGGCATGAAACTGACCGAAACCCTGTTCCAAGAACCGAGCTTCGCTTATGTCAACTGGGCAGCCGTGAAAACCGCCGACAAAGACAGCCAATGGTTGAAAGACGTGGAAGAAGCCTACAATTCGGAAGAATTCAAAGCCTACGCACACCAACGCTTTGAAGGCTACAAATACCCTGCCGTATGGGGTGAAGCCGCCGCCGAAGGCGCCAAAGCCGAAGCCGCTTCAACTGCCTCTGCCGCACAATAA
- a CDS encoding methionine ABC transporter permease, whose protein sequence is MADLTFEQALSTIAGMKGEILQALGETFVMVGLSTTFAVIFGTLLGVLLFVTASHQLHENKPLNFLLDNLVNLMRAFPFVILMIAMIPATRAIVGSTIGPIAASLVLSVSGLFYFARLVEQNLREVPRGVIEAATSMGASPMTIIRKVLLNEARAGMVSSITVLAIGLLSYSAAAGMIGGGGLGDLAIRYGYYRYQTEVIIFIVAILVLLVILIQSTGNWISRKLDKR, encoded by the coding sequence ATGGCTGATTTGACTTTTGAACAAGCCCTGTCCACCATCGCCGGCATGAAGGGTGAAATCCTGCAAGCCTTAGGCGAAACTTTCGTCATGGTCGGACTTTCCACCACATTCGCCGTCATCTTCGGCACCTTGCTGGGCGTATTGCTGTTTGTTACCGCCAGCCATCAACTGCATGAGAACAAACCGCTGAATTTCCTGCTCGACAATCTGGTCAACCTGATGCGCGCCTTTCCTTTCGTTATCCTGATGATTGCCATGATTCCGGCCACCCGCGCCATCGTCGGCAGCACCATCGGTCCGATTGCCGCCTCCTTGGTATTGAGCGTATCCGGCTTGTTCTATTTCGCCCGACTGGTCGAACAGAACCTGCGCGAAGTACCGCGCGGCGTTATCGAAGCCGCCACCAGCATGGGGGCATCGCCGATGACGATTATCCGCAAAGTGCTGCTCAACGAAGCACGCGCCGGAATGGTATCCAGCATTACCGTGCTGGCCATCGGCCTGCTGTCATACAGCGCGGCGGCAGGCATGATCGGCGGCGGCGGTTTGGGCGACTTGGCCATCCGCTACGGCTACTACCGATACCAAACCGAAGTCATTATCTTCATCGTGGCAATTTTGGTTTTACTGGTTATTCTGATACAGAGTACCGGCAACTGGATTTCGCGAAAATTAGACAAACGATAG
- a CDS encoding methionine ABC transporter ATP-binding protein, with protein sequence MIILDNVSKRYQTRDKSWFTAVEPTHLEIKDGEIFGLMGYSGAGKSTLLRLINLLERPDTGKVTVGNQELTSLNAAQLRAARQNIGMVFQQFNLLSNRTVADNVAFPLEIAGWPSEKIKTRVAECLEIVGLQERAGHYPAQLSGGQKQRVGIARALASNPQVILADEPTSALDPATTRSVLECLEDINKRFNVTIVIVTHEMSVIRRLCDRAALLDKGRLLEVVEVRNNQIHAQSEIGRELIRED encoded by the coding sequence ATGATTATCTTGGACAATGTTTCCAAACGGTATCAAACCCGCGATAAATCTTGGTTCACCGCCGTCGAGCCAACTCATTTGGAAATTAAAGACGGTGAAATTTTCGGCCTGATGGGCTATTCCGGCGCGGGAAAATCCACCCTGCTGCGCCTGATCAACCTTTTGGAACGCCCCGATACCGGCAAAGTTACGGTTGGCAACCAGGAGCTGACTTCGCTCAATGCCGCCCAACTGCGTGCGGCGCGCCAAAATATCGGCATGGTGTTCCAGCAGTTTAACCTGTTAAGCAACCGCACCGTTGCCGACAATGTCGCCTTTCCGCTGGAAATCGCCGGCTGGCCGTCTGAAAAAATCAAAACGCGCGTTGCGGAATGCTTGGAAATCGTCGGTTTGCAGGAGCGTGCGGGACATTATCCGGCGCAGCTTTCCGGCGGACAAAAGCAACGCGTCGGCATCGCACGCGCCCTTGCCTCCAATCCGCAGGTGATTCTTGCCGACGAGCCGACCTCCGCGCTCGATCCGGCCACCACCCGCAGCGTTTTGGAATGTTTGGAAGACATCAACAAGCGTTTCAACGTGACCATCGTCATCGTTACCCACGAAATGAGCGTCATCCGCCGCCTGTGCGACCGCGCCGCGCTGTTGGACAAAGGCCGTCTGCTGGAAGTCGTGGAAGTGCGCAACAACCAAATCCACGCCCAATCGGAAATCGGGCGCGAACTGATTCGGGAGGATTAA
- a CDS encoding site-2 protease family protein, producing MFQNFDMGVFLLAILPVLLAITVHEAAHAYAARYWGDRTAEQMGRLTLNPLAHIDLVGTVLVPLFLLAVSAPFLFGWAKPVPIVPRHFRDVRMGWRMVAFAGPLSNLVMAFAWAATFGLARYAPEAFQFPLSQMANYGIIINVMLFVLNMLPIPPLDGSKVVDSFLPARASMQYRKIEPYGMWILLFLVMSGMLGTIMWPFAGTLLSVMKTFAGLFG from the coding sequence ATGTTTCAAAATTTTGATATGGGCGTATTTTTGTTGGCTATTCTGCCGGTATTACTGGCGATTACCGTACATGAAGCCGCCCATGCTTATGCCGCGCGTTATTGGGGCGACCGCACTGCCGAGCAGATGGGACGCTTGACGCTGAATCCGCTGGCGCATATCGATTTGGTTGGAACGGTATTGGTACCGCTGTTTTTATTGGCGGTGTCCGCTCCGTTTCTGTTCGGTTGGGCAAAACCCGTACCGATTGTGCCGCGCCATTTCCGCGATGTCCGCATGGGCTGGCGCATGGTGGCGTTTGCCGGACCGCTGTCGAATCTGGTGATGGCGTTTGCTTGGGCGGCAACATTCGGCTTGGCACGCTATGCGCCCGAGGCATTTCAGTTTCCGCTGTCGCAAATGGCAAATTACGGCATCATCATTAATGTGATGTTGTTTGTATTGAATATGCTACCGATTCCACCGTTGGACGGCAGCAAGGTGGTGGACAGCTTCCTGCCTGCACGGGCGTCCATGCAGTATCGGAAAATCGAACCTTACGGCATGTGGATATTGTTGTTTTTGGTCATGAGCGGTATGTTGGGTACGATTATGTGGCCGTTTGCCGGTACTTTGTTGTCGGTGATGAAAACCTTTGCCGGATTATTCGGTTAA
- the prfA gene encoding peptide chain release factor 1, whose protein sequence is MKPSILEKLQQLADRLEEVTHLLGQPEATDDMDNYRKLTREHAELTPVVEVFSQYTLAQSDLADAQEMLQDPEMKEFAAEEIEAAQQKIDTLDTELQKLLLPKDADDDKNIFIEVRAGTGGDEAALFAGDLLRMYSRYAERNRWQVEIVSANESELGGYKEVIARIVGLGAYSRLKFESGGHRVQRVPATESQGRIHTSACTVAVMPEADELEEIELNPADLRIDTFRASGAGGQHINKTDSAVRITHLPTGIVVECQDGRSQHANKAQAMKVLAARLNDAQKREAQAKEAAERKSLIGSGDRSERIRTYNYPQGRVTDHRINLTLHKLDFIMDGDLEELTGALIAEHQAELLAAMGD, encoded by the coding sequence ATGAAACCTTCTATTCTAGAAAAATTACAACAACTTGCCGACCGTTTGGAAGAAGTTACCCACCTGCTCGGGCAGCCTGAAGCGACCGACGACATGGACAACTACCGCAAACTCACGCGCGAGCACGCGGAGCTGACGCCGGTAGTGGAAGTGTTCAGCCAATATACTTTGGCGCAAAGCGATTTGGCCGATGCGCAGGAAATGCTGCAAGACCCTGAAATGAAAGAGTTTGCGGCGGAGGAAATCGAAGCGGCGCAGCAAAAAATCGACACGCTCGACACGGAATTGCAAAAGCTGCTGCTGCCCAAAGATGCCGATGACGATAAAAACATCTTTATCGAGGTGCGCGCGGGTACGGGCGGCGACGAAGCCGCACTGTTTGCCGGCGATTTGCTGCGGATGTACAGCCGCTACGCCGAGCGCAACCGCTGGCAGGTGGAAATCGTGTCAGCGAATGAGAGCGAGCTGGGCGGGTATAAAGAAGTCATCGCCCGTATCGTCGGGTTGGGCGCATACAGCCGTCTGAAATTTGAGAGCGGCGGCCACCGCGTGCAGCGCGTTCCCGCCACCGAAAGCCAAGGGCGCATCCACACTTCAGCCTGTACCGTTGCCGTGATGCCGGAGGCGGACGAACTGGAAGAAATCGAGTTGAACCCGGCCGATTTGCGTATCGACACCTTCCGCGCATCGGGTGCGGGCGGCCAGCACATCAACAAAACCGATTCCGCCGTGCGGATTACCCACCTGCCGACGGGCATAGTGGTGGAATGTCAGGACGGACGCAGCCAGCATGCCAACAAGGCGCAGGCGATGAAAGTATTGGCGGCGCGTTTGAACGATGCGCAAAAGCGCGAAGCGCAAGCCAAAGAAGCGGCGGAACGCAAATCATTAATCGGCAGCGGCGATCGCAGCGAGCGTATCCGCACCTACAACTACCCGCAAGGCCGCGTAACCGACCACCGCATCAACCTGACCCTGCACAAATTGGATTTCATTATGGACGGCGATTTGGAAGAGCTGACCGGCGCGCTGATTGCCGAACACCAAGCCGAGCTGCTGGCGGCGATGGGCGATTGA
- a CDS encoding IS630 family transposase (programmed frameshift), whose protein sequence is MAYSIDLREKALNHYKQCNNASQTAKTYGISRNTLYLWIQLEKQTGSLKHQVKGQNAAKLDTEKLKQYVGQNPDAHLHEIAQVFNCTAQAVFYALKKLGITRKKRPTTYREQDPSKVAHYLARLAQFSDYQPVYLDETGFDTYFFRPYARNPKGQMVKTKISGKKYQRLSLVAAQIGQKLIAPMVYQNTMTSTFFEAWFETMLLPDLTPKSLIILDNARFHRISILQEMAHRCGHEILPLAPYSPELNPIEKTWANIKKYMRSVLPGSDNFTAALMSYFYFN, encoded by the exons ATGGCATATTCAATAGATTTGCGGGAAAAAGCATTGAACCATTACAAGCAGTGTAATAACGCCAGCCAAACAGCCAAGACCTACGGCATATCAAGAAATACACTCTATCTTTGGATACAACTGGAAAAGCAAACAGGCAGCCTGAAACATCAAGTGAAAGGACAAAATGCTGCCAAGCTGGATACAGAAAAACTCAAACAATATGTCGGTCAGAATCCTGATGCCCATTTACATGAAATCGCCCAAGTGTTTAACTGCACAGCCCAAGCTGTTTTTTATGCACTCAAAAAGCTGGGTATCACACGTAAAAAAAGAC CCACCACTTACAGAGAACAAGACCCTTCGAAAGTAGCGCATTATTTAGCCCGATTAGCTCAATTTTCGGATTATCAACCGGTTTATTTGGACGAAACAGGATTCGATACCTATTTCTTTCGCCCCTACGCCCGCAACCCCAAAGGGCAAATGGTTAAAACCAAGATAAGTGGGAAGAAATATCAACGGTTGTCATTGGTTGCTGCACAAATCGGGCAAAAACTGATTGCACCCATGGTTTATCAAAACACCATGACCAGTACTTTTTTTGAAGCATGGTTTGAAACCATGCTGTTACCTGATTTGACACCAAAATCATTGATTATTTTAGATAATGCAAGATTTCACAGAATAAGTATTTTGCAAGAGATGGCACATCGTTGCGGACATGAAATTCTACCGCTTGCACCTTATTCTCCCGAATTGAATCCGATAGAGAAAACATGGGCAAATATTAAAAAATATATGCGTTCGGTTTTGCCCGGTTCAGATAATTTTACTGCTGCATTAATGTCCTATTTTTATTTTAATTAA
- the nudB gene encoding dihydroneopterin triphosphate diphosphatase, producing MSKPLKYPVSALVILHDTDGNILLIERSSPAGFWQSVTGSKEAGETIAETARREVLEETGISLPENSLSDWHDSTVYEIYHHWRHRYPEGVFENREHLFSAEINRDTPINLSPEEHVRHAWLPFTEAAEKVFSPSNKRAILELAKRRGWLTES from the coding sequence ATGAGCAAACCGCTCAAATATCCCGTTTCCGCTCTAGTTATCCTGCATGATACAGACGGCAATATCCTGCTGATCGAGCGCTCCTCACCGGCCGGTTTCTGGCAATCCGTTACCGGCAGCAAGGAAGCCGGAGAAACCATAGCCGAAACCGCCCGCCGAGAAGTTTTAGAAGAAACGGGAATTTCCCTGCCGGAAAACAGCTTGTCCGATTGGCACGACAGCACCGTTTACGAAATCTACCACCACTGGCGGCACCGCTATCCCGAAGGAGTATTTGAAAACCGGGAACATCTTTTCTCCGCCGAAATCAATCGTGATACCCCGATTAACCTATCGCCCGAAGAACACGTCCGCCACGCATGGCTGCCCTTTACAGAAGCAGCAGAAAAAGTATTTTCCCCATCAAACAAGCGGGCAATTTTAGAATTGGCCAAACGGCGCGGCTGGCTGACGGAATCCTAG
- a CDS encoding mechanosensitive ion channel family protein, with amino-acid sequence MIHFVDSLFARQDFTANFLEHSFKQPNGLLDLALSFLLAAAAFWFSGVINRRLNQRPPRYALLRHLRQRLIWPLLILVFAVTALAISRHYGQPAVWLQLLALAARWMVLIRAAVAIVHAALPQNRMSDWLERLVAWVLWAGFVLWVSGLDDSLILLLQNVRFNVGSVTLNLYSILSGIVWICILMVAALWLAKLIGERLSHSRLNANLSMILSKIITTALVVLSVLIALPLVGIDLTVLSVFSGALGVGIGFGLQKIASNYISGFIILGDRSIRINDRLNVNGFSGNVTQITSRFVVLRAANGTEALIPNETFMTSTVINESYTDRTLMQSFAVQIAYDSDLDKALEILRQVAASQPRVRTSPAPSSLVTDFAADGINLSLSYWVSDPENGLGGLKSDIMLEIRRQFAQQGIEFPYPQREVRLINAEMPSAKQERE; translated from the coding sequence ATGATTCATTTTGTTGACAGTTTGTTTGCACGCCAAGACTTTACCGCCAATTTTTTGGAGCACTCGTTCAAACAACCGAACGGATTGCTGGATTTGGCCTTATCGTTTCTGCTTGCCGCCGCCGCATTTTGGTTCTCCGGAGTCATCAACCGCCGCCTCAACCAACGTCCGCCACGCTATGCGCTGCTTCGCCATTTGCGCCAGCGGCTGATTTGGCCGTTGCTGATATTGGTATTTGCCGTTACCGCTTTGGCGATTTCCCGACATTACGGGCAACCCGCCGTTTGGCTGCAACTTTTGGCCTTGGCGGCACGATGGATGGTATTAATCCGTGCGGCGGTAGCCATCGTCCACGCCGCATTGCCGCAAAACCGTATGTCCGACTGGCTGGAACGGCTGGTTGCATGGGTATTGTGGGCAGGATTTGTGCTGTGGGTTTCCGGTTTGGACGATTCGCTTATCCTGCTGTTGCAAAACGTCCGCTTCAATGTCGGCTCGGTAACACTCAACCTATACAGTATTTTGAGCGGCATCGTATGGATCTGTATCCTGATGGTTGCTGCCTTATGGCTGGCCAAACTGATTGGCGAGCGCTTGAGCCACAGCCGCCTCAATGCCAACCTGAGCATGATTTTATCGAAAATCATTACCACGGCATTGGTGGTTTTATCCGTATTGATTGCCTTACCGCTGGTAGGTATCGATTTAACGGTTTTATCCGTATTCAGCGGCGCACTCGGCGTCGGCATAGGTTTCGGCCTGCAAAAAATCGCCAGCAACTACATTTCCGGCTTCATCATTTTGGGCGACCGCTCTATCCGCATTAACGACCGGCTGAACGTCAACGGCTTCAGCGGCAATGTTACCCAAATCACATCGCGTTTTGTGGTACTCCGCGCCGCAAACGGCACAGAAGCCCTGATTCCCAACGAAACTTTCATGACCTCCACCGTCATCAACGAATCCTATACCGACCGCACCTTGATGCAGTCGTTTGCCGTACAGATTGCCTACGATTCCGATTTGGATAAGGCTTTGGAAATACTTCGTCAGGTTGCAGCTTCGCAACCGCGCGTCCGCACCTCCCCCGCCCCCTCCTCACTGGTTACCGACTTTGCCGCAGACGGCATCAACCTCAGCCTCAGCTATTGGGTAAGCGATCCCGAAAACGGCTTGGGCGGTTTAAAATCCGATATTATGTTGGAAATCCGCCGTCAATTCGCACAACAAGGCATTGAATTTCCCTATCCCCAACGTGAAGTGCGCCTGATTAACGCCGAAATGCCGTCTGCAAAACAGGAGCGCGAATGA
- a CDS encoding YifB family Mg chelatase-like AAA ATPase produces MSLALVYSRALSGMNAPLVEVEAHLANGLPAFNIVGLPDTEVKESRDRVRAAIIQSGFDFPAKKITVNLAPADLPKESGRFDLPIAIGILAASGQISAEQLNRYEFAGELALSGLLRPVRGALAMAWQGMQAGRAFVLPSENAAQAAVMKGIEVYGAGSLGEVAAHLNGIEPLAQAACEVRAKPSEHSSLLDLRDVKGQHTARLALEIAAAGGHSLLMMGPPGTGKSMLSQRLPGILPPLTEEELIEVWALRSLLPNHQQELNPARPFRSPHHSASAAAMVGGGSDPRPGEISLAHHGVLFLDELPEFDRKVLEMLREPLENGEIHISRASRQAVYPAKFQLVAAMNPCPCGYLGHPAKPCRCTPESIARYRGKISGPLLDRIDVVIEVPALSAAELTQAQEGENSATVLQRVLVARDKQYARQGKTNAALSPSELDNHADIDQDARELLAAMIEKLSLSARSFHRILRVSRTIADLDGDDRVSRTHILKAVGFRRSL; encoded by the coding sequence ATGTCGCTCGCACTGGTTTACAGCCGCGCCCTCAGCGGCATGAATGCGCCGTTGGTCGAAGTGGAAGCCCATCTTGCCAACGGCCTGCCCGCATTCAACATCGTCGGCCTGCCCGATACCGAAGTCAAAGAAAGCCGCGACCGCGTGCGCGCGGCGATTATCCAGAGTGGCTTCGACTTTCCTGCCAAAAAAATCACCGTCAACCTTGCCCCCGCCGACTTACCCAAAGAGTCGGGGCGTTTCGACTTGCCGATTGCCATCGGCATTCTGGCCGCCTCCGGCCAAATTTCCGCCGAACAACTGAACCGGTACGAATTTGCCGGCGAGCTGGCTTTGTCGGGACTGCTGCGCCCCGTGCGCGGCGCATTGGCAATGGCGTGGCAGGGAATGCAGGCCGGGCGCGCGTTTGTCCTGCCGTCTGAAAATGCAGCGCAAGCGGCGGTCATGAAAGGCATCGAAGTTTACGGTGCAGGCTCATTAGGCGAAGTCGCCGCACACCTCAACGGCATCGAACCGCTGGCGCAAGCGGCGTGCGAAGTCCGTGCCAAGCCGTCTGAACATTCAAGCCTGCTCGATTTGCGCGATGTCAAAGGCCAGCACACTGCCCGTTTGGCCTTGGAAATTGCCGCGGCGGGCGGACACAGCCTCTTAATGATGGGTCCTCCGGGTACGGGCAAATCCATGCTGTCGCAACGACTGCCCGGTATCCTGCCGCCCTTAACTGAAGAAGAATTGATAGAAGTGTGGGCACTGCGCTCTTTGCTGCCCAACCATCAGCAAGAATTGAATCCCGCGCGCCCGTTTCGTTCGCCGCACCACAGTGCCAGCGCCGCCGCAATGGTAGGCGGCGGCTCCGATCCCCGCCCCGGAGAAATTTCCTTGGCGCACCACGGCGTTTTATTCTTGGACGAACTGCCCGAATTTGACCGCAAAGTATTGGAAATGTTGCGCGAGCCTCTGGAAAACGGCGAAATCCATATTTCCCGCGCTTCACGCCAAGCAGTGTATCCTGCCAAATTCCAGCTTGTTGCCGCAATGAACCCCTGCCCCTGCGGCTATCTCGGACACCCCGCCAAACCCTGCCGCTGCACGCCTGAAAGCATTGCCCGTTACCGAGGCAAAATCTCCGGCCCGCTGCTCGACCGTATTGATGTCGTCATCGAAGTGCCTGCTTTATCCGCTGCCGAGCTGACCCAAGCCCAAGAGGGCGAAAACAGCGCAACTGTATTGCAACGCGTATTGGTCGCGCGGGACAAGCAATACGCCCGACAAGGCAAAACCAATGCCGCCCTCAGTCCTTCGGAATTGGACAATCACGCCGATATCGACCAAGATGCCCGCGAACTGCTGGCTGCCATGATTGAAAAGCTGTCACTGTCGGCGCGCAGCTTCCACCGTATTTTGCGCGTTTCCCGCACGATTGCCGACCTTGATGGCGACGACCGTGTTAGCCGCACGCATATTCTGAAAGCGGTTGGATTCCGCCGCAGTTTGTAA
- a CDS encoding accessory factor UbiK family protein, translating to MFGKNLFEEVTSKLSETIANSPAKDVEKNVKAMLGSAFSKMDLVTREEFDIQQQVLIKTRTKLIELESRLARLEAAQNPTTETQAVSEEIGQAAETVEDSNN from the coding sequence ATGTTCGGCAAAAACCTGTTTGAAGAAGTGACCTCCAAATTGAGCGAAACCATCGCCAACAGTCCCGCCAAAGACGTAGAGAAAAACGTCAAAGCCATGCTCGGCAGCGCGTTCAGCAAAATGGACCTGGTCACCCGCGAAGAATTCGACATCCAGCAGCAGGTGCTGATTAAAACACGCACCAAACTGATTGAATTGGAATCCCGTCTGGCGCGTTTGGAAGCAGCACAAAATCCGACTACCGAAACCCAAGCCGTTTCCGAAGAAATCGGACAAGCTGCCGAAACCGTTGAAGACAGCAACAACTAA
- the metK gene encoding methionine adenosyltransferase: MSEYLFTSESVSEGHPDKIADQISDAVLDAVFTQDPKARVAAETLVATGLCVLAGEITTTARVDYEQVARDTIARIGYNDPGLGFDAASCKVLLNYGVQSPDIAQGVNEGEGLDLDQGAGDQGLMFGYACDETPALMPFAIYYSHRLMQRQSELRRDGRLPWLRPDAKAQLTCVYDSETGKVKRIDTVVLSTQHSEDIGYDELREAVIEQIIKPVLPPEMLTADTKYLINPTGKFVIGGPKGDCGLTGRKIIVDTYGGAAPHGGGAFSGKDPSKVDRSAAYACRYVAKNIVAAGLATQCQIQVSYAIGIAEPTSISIDTFGTGKLNEAELNKLVREHFDLRPKGIIKMLDLLRPIYSKSAAYGHFGREEPEFTWERTDKAAELKAAAGL; encoded by the coding sequence ATGAGCGAATACCTGTTTACCTCCGAATCCGTATCCGAAGGCCATCCCGACAAAATAGCCGACCAAATTTCCGATGCGGTTTTGGATGCGGTTTTCACGCAAGACCCGAAAGCGCGCGTGGCTGCGGAAACTTTGGTGGCTACCGGTTTATGCGTTTTGGCGGGCGAAATCACCACCACCGCCCGAGTCGATTACGAGCAAGTCGCCCGCGACACCATCGCCCGCATCGGTTACAACGACCCCGGGCTGGGCTTTGATGCGGCAAGCTGCAAAGTATTGCTGAATTACGGCGTGCAATCGCCCGACATCGCCCAAGGCGTCAACGAAGGCGAGGGCTTGGACTTAGACCAGGGCGCGGGCGACCAGGGGCTGATGTTCGGCTACGCCTGCGACGAAACCCCCGCACTGATGCCGTTTGCCATCTATTACAGCCACCGCCTGATGCAACGCCAAAGCGAGTTGCGCCGCGACGGCCGCCTGCCGTGGCTGCGTCCCGATGCCAAAGCGCAATTAACCTGCGTGTACGACAGCGAAACCGGCAAAGTCAAACGCATCGACACCGTGGTTTTATCCACCCAACACAGCGAAGACATCGGCTACGATGAGTTGCGCGAAGCCGTTATCGAGCAGATTATCAAGCCGGTATTGCCGCCCGAAATGCTGACTGCCGACACCAAATACCTGATTAATCCCACCGGAAAATTCGTTATCGGCGGCCCTAAAGGCGACTGCGGTTTGACCGGCCGTAAAATCATCGTTGATACCTATGGCGGCGCAGCTCCGCACGGCGGCGGCGCATTCTCCGGCAAAGACCCTTCCAAAGTCGACCGTTCGGCCGCGTATGCCTGCCGTTATGTGGCGAAAAACATTGTAGCCGCCGGTTTGGCAACGCAATGCCAAATCCAAGTTTCTTACGCCATCGGAATCGCCGAACCGACTTCGATTTCCATCGACACCTTCGGCACAGGCAAACTCAACGAAGCCGAGTTGAACAAACTCGTGCGCGAACATTTCGACCTGCGCCCGAAAGGCATCATCAAAATGCTCGACCTCTTGCGCCCGATTTACAGTAAATCCGCCGCCTACGGCCACTTCGGCCGCGAAGAGCCGGAATTTACTTGGGAGCGCACTGATAAAGCGGCAGAATTGAAAGCCGCTGCAGGTTTGTAA